The DNA sequence GATTGGTCATATTATAACAATCTTTCTAATGCGGCATTCCTCAGGGCGAAAGAAGACTATCTTATGGGAATAAATTTTTCGAGAATTCTTACGCTTAAATATAGTAGAAATGTAGCTAATTTTTTAAAGCTGGATAGGGCTGTACTCAGTGTGGGAAGAGTGATGACCTGCGTTGTAGGTATGGTGGTAAACAGAGAAAGGGAGATAAGGAATTTTGTAAAGACTCCTTTCTTTAAGGTTTTAGGCAAATTTGAAAACCAGGGTATGTTTATAGACGGTGAGTGGAAGGTAAATGAAAAGTCAAAATATTTCAATTCAACAATGCTATATAAAGATAATGGCTTTAGAGAAAAAATATATGCGGAAGAGTTGATAGAACATATAGAATCATATGCAAATGAAAATGATAGAGAAGTAATCATTTTAGCTAATGAAAAAAAGAAGGAAATAAAAAATCCACCTTTACTATTTAATTTAGCAGAAATACAAAATGAATGCTCAAAGAGATTTAAGATAAGTCCTGATGAGACATTGAAAATCATACAAGAGATGTATGAAAAAAAGCTGGTTACTTATCCAAGAACTGATGCCAGGGTATTGTCAAGTGCTGTAGCAAAGGAAATAGATAAGAATATAAGAGGTCTCTGCAAGTTTAGTATACTTTCCAATTTTGCAAATGATATATTGGAAAAGGGTACATATAAAAATATTTCTAAAACTAAGTATGTTAATGATAGTCAAATTACTGACCATTATGCTATAATACCTACCGGGTTTGGAAATATGAATTCTTTGAATAAATTGTCATTGGCAGTATATGAACTTATATGTAGAAGATTTCTTAGTATATTTTACCCTCCTGCACAATATCAAAAGTTCACTATAAGATTTGGTATAGGAGATGAGATATTTGTAGCAAATACAAAGATTTGTATTGAGAGAGGATTCCTGGATATATTAAATCCAATAAAGAACGAGAGTGATGAGGAGGAGAGTAGTGATAGTCAAAGCCCTGAATATATAAAGATGGTTTCAGCACTGAGAAAGGGTTCAAAACTTAGGCTGGATTCATTGAGTATAAAAGAGGGTGAGACTGTACCTCCAAAGAGATATACTTCAGGTTCTATGATACTTGCAATGGAAAATGCAGGGCAGCTGATAGAAGATGAAGAACTTAGAAGCCAGATAAAAGGAAGCGGTATAGGGACTTCTGCCACCAGAGCTGATATTTTAAAGAAGTTGTTTTCAATAAAATACCTGGCACTCAACAAAAAAACACAGATAATTACACCCACACTCTTTGGTGAAATTGTCTATGAGGTAGTAAATTGTTCTATTTCACAGCTTTTGAATCCGGAGCTTACAGCAAGCTGGGAAAAAGGGCTTACAATGGTATCTAATGGAGATATTACATCTGAGGAGTATATGACAAAGCTGGAAAGGTTTGTAGGTATTAGATGCCTCAATGTGAAGCAACTTAATAATCAATATAGTTTAAATGCCTTATTTGAGAAAGTTTCAAAAGAATATAAGGGCATGAAAGGATAAAGAATGAAAAAAATTGATGTGAAAACAAAAAAACTTTTTGAACTTGAGGAAACTATAGCTAAAGAACTCTTTGAAAGATATACATATCCTTGGGAAGTGTTTAAAGATCTTGGAAGCTTCATAGAAGAGCTAGGTGCTACATTACCTGATACAGAGTATTTAAAGATTGGAAAGAATATCTGGGTACATCGTTCAGTAAAGATAATGCCAACTATTGCACTTGCAGGTCCACTTATAATTTGTAAGGATGCAAGTGTTCGCTCATGTGCATTCTTTAGAGGCAATGTAATCATAGGTGAGGGTGCAGTGGCGGGAAATTCTTGCGAATTCAAGAATGCCATACTATTTAACAAAGCACAGGTGCCACATTTTAGTTATGTTGGAGATTCTATTATTGGATACAAGGCCCATCTTGGTGCATCTGCTATCACATCAAATCTTAAGAGTGATAAATCAGATGTTGTACTTCATTTAGAGGATGCAGAACTTGAGACAGGGCTTAGAAAGTTTGGAGCAATGGTAGGAGATGAAGCTGAAATAGGATGCGGTTCTATTTTAAATCCCGGAACAGTTATAGGAAAGAATACTACAGTTTATCCGCTTTCAAGTGTAAGAGGCTGTGTGAGCAAGTCATCTATATATAAGAGTGAGGATAATATAGTAACAAAGTCAAAGAAGAAACCTTCAATAAGTAGATTGTAAAATAAAGCGTATGGATTTATCCATACGCTCTTCTATTTAAAATGTTTTGAATAAGTTCAAATGGTATTTGTAAATCGCCATAACCTTTTCCAATATATAGTCCGGGTTTATTTCCACCATGAAAATCACTGCCACCTGTAGGTAATAAATTATATTTTTCAGCCAATGAATATAATTTATTTATATCAGTATTTGAATGAGTGGAATGATATACTTCGACACCCTTTAGTCCAAGGTCTATTAAATGTGTTAATAGTTCTTCCAATTCATAATCAGAAAATTTATACTGAAAAGGATGTGCAAGAGAAATAAAGAAATTATGCTTTGTTAAAAATTCCATGCACCTAACAGTAGTTATTTTCTTTACAGGAATATATTTGCCTCCATATTCAAGATATTTATCAAAGGCTTCAGCTTTATCTTTAACAAGTCCAAGTTTGATTAATGCATTAGAAAAATGAGCTCTTGTTATTTGAGCATTAGGATTGCCATTGTTCAAATCATTTTTAGATATAAAAATGCCGTCATTTTTAAATCTCTCTATTATTTCAGCATTTCTATTTGATCTCTCTTGTGCAAAAAAGTTCAAATCTTCAAATATTTCATCAGAAACTTCCAAGTATTTTGGCGGAAATGAGTCAGGAAGTAAATATCCTAAAATATGTATTTCCTTGGATCTGTAAACACAGCTCATCTCAACACCTGCGATTACAGGAAGATCAAGTTCAAGTCCCTTTTTAAAACATTCTTCTACACCTACCATAGTATCATGATCTGTAAGGGCAATTATATTAAGTCCTGCTTCTTTTGCTAATACTGCTACTTCTGTGGGGGAGCAAGTTCCATCTGAAGCTGTGGAATGTGTATGTAAATCAATATATTTTATATTTTTGTTCATAAATCACCTTTTTTTAAATTATAGTCTGTTTATATGCAACATATATTACTGACAAACTGCAATAAGTCTAGCATAATAAATTAAGCAAAGCAATCTTGATATGGATTGTGTTAAGGTGAGATTATTGGTATAATCTACCTTTAAAGTATTGTTTTTAAAATACCGGTAATAGATATTACATAAGGAATGGAAATGTTGAAAAATCAAAAAGATAAAAAGATATCCGGATCTGAAAGAGTAAGAGCGGCCAGAAAAAGAGCAAAAAAAGGGCAATATGCATCTGATATAAATTATAAAAATGTATTTATATTGGTAGCTGCTTTAATTGTGCTACTTATATTTATAGTATTCGGAATAAATAAGGCAATCAAATTTGTTGGTAGTTTAAGTACAGAGAGTGTAGAGACGACTACTGAACTTGCCATAGAAAAATTGAAAAAGCAGATAACTATCGATGAAATAGACATTACAGGAATGACAATGTCAGAAGCAAAATCAGCTATAGAAAAAGTATACCCCTGGAAGTTAAAGCTCCATATAGGTGAGGATGAAAGTGATAGTCTTATTTTGGATAATGCATTGGATGAAAAGCTGGATAAGCTTTTAAATGAGATATATTCTGATGTATCTAATGCAGCAACACATTATGATATCAGTTTTGATGATAATGATATAGATGCTATGGTAAAAAAGGCAAAAGAAAAATGGGATATTAAGCCTAAAAATGGGTCCATATCAGGTTTTAATAAAGAAACAAAAAATTTTACATATGAAAGTGAAAGCAATGGATATCTGATAGATGATAAGAGACTTAAAGAAGATTTAAAGTCTTTTGTGAGTAGGAAGAACTTTCAAGCAGATATTTCAGTGGTAAGGAATGAAGTAAAGCCAAGTATTACAGCTGCTGAGGCCAAAGAAAAATATAAGGTTATAGGTACATTTACAACAAAGACTACTGATAATAAGGATAGAAATACCAATATTTCACTTGCAGCACAGGCTCTGGACGGTCTTATAGTAAAGCCCGGAGAGGAGTTTTCGTTTAATAATACTACAGGAAACAGAACTCTAGAAAAGGGATATAAGCCTGCGGGTGCTTATGTAAATGGTGTTTTATCAGAGGAACCGGGTGGCGGAGTGTGCCAAGTTTCATCTACATTATATAATGCAGTTATATTTGCAGGTTTGACAACTACAGAAAGACATGCACATTCATTTGAGCCGAGCTATGTTACACCGGGAGAGGACGCCATGGTAAGTTATGACGGTTATGCAGGTCCTGATATGAAGTTTGTAAATACTTCAGATACAGCTATTGCTATTCGTGCAGTACTTACAGGACAGACTCTTACCTGCTCTATTATAGGTATTCCTATATTGGAGGATGGAACAACTATAGAAATGTCATCAAAAAAGACTGGAGATTTGAATCCACCTGCTCCTGAATATATCGAAGATAAAAATCTGGATAAAGGAAAGCAAGTTGTTATCAGTGAGGCAAAGAACGGGTCAAGATGGTCTACCAATTATATTGTAAAAAAAGATGGAGTTATTATAAAGGAAGAGCCTTTCCATAGTTCCAGCTACAAGGGTAAGGCTGCAAAGATAAAGGTGAATTCCGGAAGTGTTGAAACTACTGCTGCAACAAATCCTACAGAGAGTAGCTCTGTAAGTACTGAAACAAGCACTGATATACATTCAAGTACAG is a window from the Lachnoanaerobaculum umeaense genome containing:
- a CDS encoding DNA topoisomerase: MKKLFIAEKPSVAAEFAKALKIPTGRKNGYLEGNDIIVTWCVGHLITMSYPEKYDEKFKRWSLDTLPFLPKEFKYEIIDGVKNQFAIVSGLLNREDVDTIYICTDSGREGEYIYRLVDMMANVQGKTRKRVWIDSQTEDEILRGIRDAKDWSYYNNLSNAAFLRAKEDYLMGINFSRILTLKYSRNVANFLKLDRAVLSVGRVMTCVVGMVVNREREIRNFVKTPFFKVLGKFENQGMFIDGEWKVNEKSKYFNSTMLYKDNGFREKIYAEELIEHIESYANENDREVIILANEKKKEIKNPPLLFNLAEIQNECSKRFKISPDETLKIIQEMYEKKLVTYPRTDARVLSSAVAKEIDKNIRGLCKFSILSNFANDILEKGTYKNISKTKYVNDSQITDHYAIIPTGFGNMNSLNKLSLAVYELICRRFLSIFYPPAQYQKFTIRFGIGDEIFVANTKICIERGFLDILNPIKNESDEEESSDSQSPEYIKMVSALRKGSKLRLDSLSIKEGETVPPKRYTSGSMILAMENAGQLIEDEELRSQIKGSGIGTSATRADILKKLFSIKYLALNKKTQIITPTLFGEIVYEVVNCSISQLLNPELTASWEKGLTMVSNGDITSEEYMTKLERFVGIRCLNVKQLNNQYSLNALFEKVSKEYKGMKG
- a CDS encoding LbetaH domain-containing protein, with protein sequence MKKIDVKTKKLFELEETIAKELFERYTYPWEVFKDLGSFIEELGATLPDTEYLKIGKNIWVHRSVKIMPTIALAGPLIICKDASVRSCAFFRGNVIIGEGAVAGNSCEFKNAILFNKAQVPHFSYVGDSIIGYKAHLGASAITSNLKSDKSDVVLHLEDAELETGLRKFGAMVGDEAEIGCGSILNPGTVIGKNTTVYPLSSVRGCVSKSSIYKSEDNIVTKSKKKPSISRL
- a CDS encoding PHP domain-containing protein, translating into MNKNIKYIDLHTHSTASDGTCSPTEVAVLAKEAGLNIIALTDHDTMVGVEECFKKGLELDLPVIAGVEMSCVYRSKEIHILGYLLPDSFPPKYLEVSDEIFEDLNFFAQERSNRNAEIIERFKNDGIFISKNDLNNGNPNAQITRAHFSNALIKLGLVKDKAEAFDKYLEYGGKYIPVKKITTVRCMEFLTKHNFFISLAHPFQYKFSDYELEELLTHLIDLGLKGVEVYHSTHSNTDINKLYSLAEKYNLLPTGGSDFHGGNKPGLYIGKGYGDLQIPFELIQNILNRRAYG
- a CDS encoding VanW family protein produces the protein MLKNQKDKKISGSERVRAARKRAKKGQYASDINYKNVFILVAALIVLLIFIVFGINKAIKFVGSLSTESVETTTELAIEKLKKQITIDEIDITGMTMSEAKSAIEKVYPWKLKLHIGEDESDSLILDNALDEKLDKLLNEIYSDVSNAATHYDISFDDNDIDAMVKKAKEKWDIKPKNGSISGFNKETKNFTYESESNGYLIDDKRLKEDLKSFVSRKNFQADISVVRNEVKPSITAAEAKEKYKVIGTFTTKTTDNKDRNTNISLAAQALDGLIVKPGEEFSFNNTTGNRTLEKGYKPAGAYVNGVLSEEPGGGVCQVSSTLYNAVIFAGLTTTERHAHSFEPSYVTPGEDAMVSYDGYAGPDMKFVNTSDTAIAIRAVLTGQTLTCSIIGIPILEDGTTIEMSSKKTGDLNPPAPEYIEDKNLDKGKQVVISEAKNGSRWSTNYIVKKDGVIIKEEPFHSSSYKGKAAKIKVNSGSVETTAATNPTESSSVSTETSTDIHSSTVDSVETNHSKVIETSAKKKETANTVESTVEKLPTEEKDSKSSEGTEVTKPKPKESVRPKETTIEETVEKLSTTEATTKAEETVSKLGN